From Pelosinus fermentans DSM 17108, the proteins below share one genomic window:
- a CDS encoding 2-isopropylmalate synthase: protein MERRIKIFDTTLRDGEQTPGVCLDMHEKLEIARSLVKLNVDIIEAGFPIASPGDFKGVSQIAECIKGPVIAGLSRANKKDIDAVVEALKKAERPRVHTFIATSDIHMEYKLKMSRDQVLAVTEESVRYAKQFIEDIEFSAEDASRSDWGFLCQVYAKAIAAGATVINVPDTVGYTTPDEYGALIRHLREHVPGIDKVDISVHCHNDLGLAVANSLAAVQAGATQVECTINGLGERAGNAALEELIMAFYTRRDYYNVTTNIDTKQIYRASTQVSALTGVDVQINKAIVGDNAFAHESGIHQHGVMNNSLTYEIISPEVIGMSRNSIVLGKHSGRHAFEDRLKQLDYNLDSETVNILFAKFKDLADRKKVVFDQDIVALIIDKPSVHPAWYRLVSYQVVSGGSANAATASVRLETSNGITEEASCGDGPVDAVFKAIEQAVGFAVGLKDYQLKAITAGEDALGESTVWIEYNGAVYNGRGLSTDVIEASARAYVNAINKRLTACGYPEVRKAAAE, encoded by the coding sequence ATGGAACGAAGAATTAAGATTTTTGATACCACACTACGTGACGGTGAGCAGACGCCTGGCGTATGTTTGGATATGCATGAGAAACTGGAAATTGCCCGAAGTCTGGTAAAATTAAATGTGGATATTATTGAAGCGGGTTTTCCCATTGCTTCTCCAGGGGATTTTAAAGGTGTCAGTCAAATTGCAGAATGTATAAAAGGTCCTGTAATTGCAGGCTTGTCCAGAGCCAATAAAAAAGATATTGATGCCGTGGTGGAAGCTTTGAAGAAAGCTGAGCGCCCTCGGGTTCATACATTTATAGCCACTAGTGATATTCACATGGAATATAAATTGAAAATGTCCCGTGACCAGGTATTGGCGGTGACAGAAGAATCAGTACGGTATGCGAAACAATTTATCGAGGATATTGAATTTTCCGCAGAAGATGCTTCTCGGTCTGACTGGGGTTTTCTCTGCCAGGTATATGCCAAAGCCATCGCAGCAGGTGCGACGGTTATTAATGTACCTGATACAGTAGGGTATACGACACCTGATGAATACGGCGCCTTAATTCGCCATTTACGGGAACATGTGCCTGGTATTGATAAGGTCGATATTAGTGTTCACTGTCACAATGATTTAGGGCTGGCTGTGGCGAATTCTCTGGCTGCTGTGCAAGCTGGTGCTACCCAAGTGGAGTGCACGATCAATGGATTGGGTGAACGGGCTGGAAATGCTGCATTAGAAGAGTTGATTATGGCCTTTTATACTCGCCGGGATTACTATAATGTAACTACTAACATTGATACAAAACAAATTTATCGTGCCTCTACCCAAGTGAGTGCATTGACAGGTGTGGATGTGCAGATTAATAAAGCGATAGTGGGTGATAATGCTTTTGCTCATGAGTCTGGCATACATCAGCACGGTGTTATGAATAACTCGCTGACCTACGAAATTATCTCTCCGGAAGTGATCGGGATGAGTCGTAATTCCATTGTGCTGGGAAAACATTCAGGCAGACATGCCTTTGAAGATCGTTTAAAGCAGCTGGATTATAATTTAGATAGTGAGACTGTTAATATACTGTTTGCCAAATTTAAAGATTTGGCGGATCGCAAAAAAGTGGTGTTTGATCAGGATATAGTAGCCTTGATTATTGACAAACCTTCTGTCCATCCTGCCTGGTATCGTTTAGTTTCCTATCAAGTGGTGAGCGGCGGCAGTGCAAATGCTGCAACAGCTTCTGTACGATTAGAGACAAGTAATGGTATCACGGAAGAAGCAAGCTGCGGTGATGGTCCGGTAGATGCAGTATTTAAGGCGATTGAACAGGCGGTAGGTTTCGCTGTTGGCTTAAAGGATTATCAATTAAAAGCCATTACTGCCGGCGAAGATGCTCTGGGAGAATCAACTGTATGGATCGAGTACAATGGTGCAGTATATAATGGACGAGGCTTAAGCACAGATGTGATTGAAGCAAGTGCCAGAGCGTATGTTAATGCGATTAATAAACGATTGACAGCATGTGGTTATCCCGAGGTTCGAAAAGCCGCCGCGGAGTGA
- the leuB gene encoding 3-isopropylmalate dehydrogenase — MSEKRIVVIPGDGIGEEITAAAVCILKKAAGKSGIQLHVERHLAGGAAIDAYGLPLPDSTIQAAKRADAILLGAVGGPKWDGVAPEIRAEKAILGLRKELGLYANLRPIRVAKALIEFSPLKPEAISGVDILLVRELNGGIYYGAKNEAAVVNGVEQASDLEIYSTPEVERIVKLACQAAQLRRKQVVSVDKANVLASSRLWRKTAQETAAQYRDVTLSHLYVDNCAMQLILAPKQFDVIVTNNLFGDILSDEAAVLTGSIGMLPSASLGDGTGLYEPIHGSAPDIAGKGLANPVGTILSAAMLLRYSLGAEEAAAAIEKAVDQVLVQGYRTVDLYKPGSTKVSTEEITSLIEKQLG, encoded by the coding sequence ATGAGCGAGAAACGAATTGTTGTGATCCCTGGTGATGGTATTGGGGAAGAAATAACAGCTGCAGCAGTCTGTATACTGAAAAAAGCAGCAGGAAAGAGTGGAATACAATTACATGTTGAGCGCCATCTGGCTGGCGGTGCGGCCATTGATGCATATGGTCTTCCTCTGCCGGATAGTACCATTCAGGCTGCCAAGAGGGCAGATGCCATACTGCTTGGAGCAGTTGGCGGTCCTAAATGGGATGGGGTTGCTCCTGAGATTCGAGCGGAAAAAGCGATTTTAGGATTGCGCAAGGAATTAGGGCTATATGCGAACCTGAGACCCATCCGCGTAGCAAAAGCATTAATTGAATTTTCCCCTTTAAAACCAGAGGCAATTTCTGGTGTGGATATTTTATTAGTACGAGAATTAAATGGCGGTATTTATTATGGCGCGAAAAATGAAGCGGCAGTGGTAAACGGTGTGGAGCAAGCATCGGATCTAGAGATTTACAGCACTCCTGAAGTGGAGCGGATTGTAAAGCTGGCCTGCCAGGCAGCCCAATTACGGCGCAAACAGGTAGTATCTGTAGATAAAGCCAATGTCTTGGCTTCCTCTCGCTTATGGCGTAAAACAGCGCAAGAGACTGCCGCCCAATATCGGGATGTCACCTTGAGTCACCTTTATGTCGATAATTGTGCGATGCAGTTAATTTTGGCACCGAAGCAGTTTGACGTAATTGTAACTAACAACCTGTTTGGAGATATATTGAGTGATGAAGCTGCTGTCCTAACGGGATCGATTGGCATGTTGCCGTCGGCTAGTCTGGGGGATGGAACCGGTTTATATGAACCGATCCATGGTTCGGCTCCTGACATCGCAGGTAAGGGCTTGGCCAATCCGGTAGGGACCATCTTGTCAGCAGCCATGCTTCTTCGTTATTCATTAGGCGCTGAAGAAGCAGCGGCAGCAATTGAAAAGGCCGTGGATCAAGTTTTGGTTCAAGGATATCGTACAGTGGATTTGTATAAGCCGGGTTCAACTAAAGTTTCAACGGAAGAAATAACGAGTTTGATTGAGAAACAACTTGGTTAA
- the ilvB gene encoding biosynthetic-type acetolactate synthase large subunit, whose translation MKISGAQGIIECLLEQGVDTVFGYPGGRILPLYDAIYEGQIRHILTVHEQGAIHAADGYARASGKVGVCIATSGPGATNLVTGLANAYLDSVPLVVITGQVSTDLIGADAFQEVDITGITMPITKHNFLVKDAAALPEIMRFAFRIASSGRPGPVLIDVPSDIQMALFTFNKEEEQEKNKPRFQWELSELGSSLIDKAVAVLEAAKQPVMIVGGGVVSSGAYEQVVALAEKMNVPVVSTLMGLGSFSSEHPLFLGLTGMHGHKRANLAVHGADVVIAIGSRFNDRVTGNKFKYAEGKTLIHIDVDPAELDKNVSTHIPLAGDVKQLVTTLYERMESLNPCLWWKVIQEWKREFSAKPDGDVLSAPWMLKQVAERTKGKPFLFATDVGQHQMWAAQNLHIETPRSWITSGGLGTMGFGLPAAIGAQIAMPAKRVIAIVGDGGMKMTGCELFTAASQGLPLITIIVDNSSLGMVRQLQQLFYKQRYSESLLPVPMDFVCFAKAFGIEGTLTTTQEEFLAAFSAAVESSCPRVIIVKIPTEQIVTPMLKPNSPLDTFMDI comes from the coding sequence ATGAAGATATCTGGTGCCCAGGGGATCATAGAATGCTTATTAGAGCAAGGAGTCGACACGGTTTTCGGTTATCCGGGAGGGCGTATTCTGCCTCTGTATGATGCGATATATGAAGGACAGATACGCCACATCCTTACGGTGCATGAACAAGGGGCTATCCATGCAGCAGATGGTTATGCCCGCGCTAGCGGCAAGGTAGGAGTTTGTATTGCTACCAGTGGTCCGGGAGCTACCAACTTAGTAACCGGTCTTGCCAATGCCTATTTAGATTCAGTACCCTTAGTCGTTATTACCGGGCAGGTTTCTACAGATCTCATTGGTGCTGATGCATTCCAAGAAGTGGACATCACTGGGATTACGATGCCGATCACAAAACATAATTTTTTAGTGAAAGATGCTGCAGCCTTGCCTGAAATCATGCGATTTGCTTTTCGGATTGCCTCTTCAGGACGTCCAGGTCCCGTATTGATTGATGTACCTAGTGATATTCAAATGGCTTTATTTACCTTCAACAAAGAAGAGGAGCAGGAAAAAAATAAACCCAGGTTTCAATGGGAGTTGTCAGAACTGGGAAGTTCGCTGATTGATAAGGCGGTAGCGGTGCTGGAAGCAGCAAAACAGCCAGTGATGATCGTTGGAGGCGGTGTGGTTTCATCTGGAGCTTATGAACAGGTTGTTGCTTTGGCTGAAAAGATGAATGTTCCCGTTGTGAGCACTCTGATGGGACTGGGATCATTTTCTTCTGAACATCCATTATTCTTAGGATTAACAGGGATGCACGGACATAAAAGAGCCAATCTTGCCGTTCATGGTGCTGATGTGGTCATTGCTATCGGCAGCCGTTTCAATGATCGGGTAACAGGTAATAAGTTCAAATATGCAGAAGGAAAAACGCTCATTCACATTGATGTAGATCCTGCCGAATTGGATAAGAATGTTTCCACCCATATTCCTTTAGCGGGGGATGTGAAACAATTGGTAACGACACTGTATGAGCGGATGGAATCTCTTAATCCCTGTCTATGGTGGAAGGTGATCCAGGAATGGAAACGGGAATTTTCAGCAAAACCGGATGGAGATGTTCTTTCAGCCCCATGGATGCTAAAGCAAGTGGCCGAAAGAACAAAGGGAAAGCCATTCCTTTTTGCGACAGATGTAGGGCAGCATCAAATGTGGGCGGCTCAGAATCTTCACATAGAGACTCCCCGGTCTTGGATTACCTCTGGCGGCTTAGGTACGATGGGATTTGGTCTTCCTGCTGCTATTGGTGCTCAGATCGCCATGCCGGCGAAGCGGGTGATTGCCATTGTTGGTGATGGGGGCATGAAAATGACGGGCTGTGAACTTTTTACCGCAGCCAGTCAGGGGTTGCCTTTGATTACCATTATTGTGGATAACAGTTCCTTGGGAATGGTGCGCCAATTGCAGCAGCTGTTTTATAAACAGCGGTATTCAGAGTCTTTATTGCCGGTGCCTATGGATTTTGTCTGTTTTGCAAAAGCCTTTGGCATTGAAGGTACATTGACTACGACCCAGGAAGAATTCCTGGCGGCATTTTCCGCTGCAGTGGAAAGCAGCTGTCCACGGGTGATTATTGTCAAAATCCCTACGGAACAGATCGTTACCCCCATGCTGAAGCCGAATTCACCATTGGATACATTTATGGATATATAG
- a CDS encoding aminotransferase class I/II-fold pyridoxal phosphate-dependent enzyme translates to MNWSDRIAPAVKAIPPSGIRRFFDIAAEMKGVISLGVGEPDFITPWHIRESCIHGLHRGYTSYTSNYGLLELREEITKSLHKDYQVTYDPRQEVLVTVGVSEGLDLAMRALLGPGDEVLVPEPCYVSYKSCVALAGGTPITIPTKVENEFRITAEQLEEYVTPRTKILLIGYPNNPTGAIMSREDLEGIAAFALKHDLIVISDEIYAKLTYDGTHTCFSSLPGMRDRTIVLNGFSKAYAMTGWRIGYAVSNVEFIAAMTKIHQYTMLCTPITAQIAAIEALKSGGKNVEHMVSEYNYRRRLIFNGFCQMGLDCFEPKGAFYIFPSIKKTGLTSLEFAEQLLMTEKVALVPGDAFGESGEGFVRCSYATSTKNITEALERIGRFIESIKK, encoded by the coding sequence ATGAATTGGTCTGATCGCATAGCACCAGCGGTTAAAGCCATTCCGCCTTCAGGCATCCGCCGCTTCTTTGACATCGCTGCCGAAATGAAAGGCGTAATCTCCTTGGGTGTCGGGGAGCCGGATTTTATCACGCCATGGCATATACGGGAAAGCTGTATTCATGGCTTGCACCGCGGCTATACTTCCTATACTTCCAATTATGGACTTCTCGAGCTTCGTGAAGAAATTACAAAATCCCTGCATAAGGATTATCAGGTAACCTATGATCCCCGCCAAGAAGTTCTTGTAACCGTTGGGGTCAGCGAAGGTCTTGATTTGGCCATGCGGGCCCTGCTAGGTCCTGGTGATGAAGTTCTTGTTCCCGAGCCTTGCTACGTATCTTATAAATCCTGCGTCGCATTGGCAGGCGGCACTCCCATTACCATACCCACCAAAGTAGAAAATGAATTTCGGATCACAGCAGAGCAATTAGAAGAATATGTGACGCCTCGCACCAAAATATTACTGATCGGTTATCCCAATAATCCCACCGGTGCGATTATGAGCAGAGAAGATTTAGAAGGCATTGCTGCTTTTGCACTAAAACATGATCTCATTGTTATTTCTGATGAAATTTACGCCAAATTAACCTATGACGGAACTCATACCTGCTTCTCCAGTTTACCTGGCATGCGAGATCGCACCATCGTGTTAAATGGTTTTTCCAAAGCTTATGCCATGACAGGCTGGCGTATTGGTTATGCAGTTTCCAATGTTGAGTTCATTGCTGCCATGACGAAAATCCATCAATATACGATGTTATGTACTCCCATCACAGCACAAATTGCAGCGATTGAAGCCCTAAAGAGCGGCGGAAAGAACGTAGAACATATGGTATCAGAATACAATTATCGCCGTCGTTTAATTTTCAATGGATTTTGCCAAATGGGTCTGGATTGTTTTGAACCCAAAGGAGCATTTTATATTTTCCCTTCCATTAAAAAGACAGGTCTAACGTCTTTAGAATTTGCCGAACAACTTCTCATGACTGAAAAAGTAGCCTTAGTGCCAGGCGATGCCTTTGGCGAAAGCGGCGAAGGCTTCGTCCGCTGTTCCTATGCTACCTCTACTAAAAATATCACAGAAGCCCTTGAACGCATTGGACGATTTATTGAAAGTATTAAAAAATAA
- a CDS encoding Lrp/AsnC family transcriptional regulator → MKELLECLERDHTQTPEQLAIMLNKPAEEIAALIKKYQDEKVIIKYQTIIDWEKAGVDNVTAVIEVRITPQREVGFDAIAERIYRYSEVRSLYLMSGGYDLSVTVEGTSLKEVADFVSTKLSTIDGVVSTTTHFMLKKYKYAGVIIKDEEEEHRLVISP, encoded by the coding sequence ATGAAAGAACTTTTAGAATGTCTAGAAAGAGACCATACCCAAACCCCGGAGCAATTGGCAATTATGCTAAATAAACCTGCAGAGGAAATTGCCGCACTGATAAAAAAATATCAAGATGAAAAAGTCATTATAAAATACCAAACCATCATTGATTGGGAAAAGGCGGGGGTGGATAATGTTACTGCTGTAATTGAAGTAAGAATTACCCCTCAGCGTGAAGTAGGCTTCGACGCCATCGCTGAACGCATCTATCGTTATTCGGAAGTACGCAGCTTATATTTAATGTCAGGGGGTTACGATCTATCGGTTACTGTCGAAGGAACCAGCCTAAAAGAAGTCGCCGATTTTGTTTCTACTAAATTATCTACCATTGACGGGGTTGTCAGTACTACAACTCACTTTATGTTGAAAAAATATAAATATGCCGGCGTTATCATTAAGGATGAAGAAGAAGAACATAGGCTGGTGATTTCACCATGA
- a CDS encoding deoxycytidylate deaminase, producing the protein MRKNWDLYFLDIAFQVAERSTCLRRQVGAVIVKDKRIKGTGYNGSPAGLPHCIDDGCAMLDGHCIRCIHAEPNALLECTPDERRGATLYCTDRPCPECQKLIITSGITKVVYGRDYNPHTDWFALSSIEVVYMPKEEM; encoded by the coding sequence ATGCGGAAGAACTGGGATTTATATTTTTTGGATATTGCATTTCAGGTAGCGGAGCGCAGTACCTGCTTAAGACGGCAGGTGGGCGCTGTGATCGTAAAAGATAAAAGAATCAAAGGTACTGGCTATAACGGCAGTCCAGCGGGGTTGCCTCATTGCATCGATGATGGCTGCGCTATGCTGGATGGACATTGTATACGCTGCATTCATGCGGAGCCCAATGCCCTGCTGGAATGCACTCCTGATGAAAGGCGAGGAGCTACTTTGTATTGTACCGACAGGCCCTGTCCTGAGTGCCAGAAGCTCATCATTACTTCTGGTATTACAAAAGTAGTATATGGGAGAGATTATAATCCCCATACAGATTGGTTTGCACTATCTTCTATTGAAGTAGTATACATGCCAAAAGAGGAAATGTAA
- a CDS encoding MazG nucleotide pyrophosphohydrolase domain-containing protein: MIESIYLPKLNNLTPTLDSTLLKIMEEAGELARAVLHFLPYENMLSAKENIPKIAEELLEEVATELLDVAQTCVTMLFVMEESYGIEVDALIDEHIGKLTRKGYLFDHTLLYSITTVGAFKYLNLPRLILDDVTLLTTVCKIQEEIGEFTQFLGKRSGASGEKPELEMQAALLGCAYELLDVAQCCFTMMYILAKKYQVNMEELLAGHIAKLRRKGYCI, encoded by the coding sequence GTGATTGAGTCGATTTATCTGCCAAAGCTGAATAATCTAACTCCTACCTTAGATTCAACGCTGCTGAAGATTATGGAAGAAGCTGGTGAATTAGCTCGGGCGGTGCTGCACTTCTTGCCATATGAGAATATGCTGTCTGCTAAGGAAAATATTCCAAAAATCGCAGAAGAATTGTTAGAAGAAGTAGCAACTGAGTTATTAGATGTAGCGCAAACCTGCGTTACCATGCTGTTTGTGATGGAAGAATCCTATGGTATAGAAGTGGATGCCTTAATTGATGAACATATTGGGAAATTGACACGTAAAGGATATTTGTTTGATCATACGCTGTTATATAGTATTACAACGGTAGGTGCATTTAAGTATTTAAATTTACCCAGGCTCATTTTAGATGATGTGACTCTCCTAACGACGGTTTGCAAAATTCAAGAAGAAATAGGAGAATTTACGCAATTTTTGGGAAAAAGATCAGGGGCATCAGGTGAAAAACCGGAATTAGAGATGCAGGCTGCTTTGTTAGGCTGTGCTTATGAGCTGTTAGATGTGGCGCAATGTTGTTTTACCATGATGTATATTCTGGCAAAAAAGTATCAGGTTAATATGGAAGAGTTATTAGCAGGACACATAGCCAAACTCAGACGAAAGGGCTATTGTATTTGA
- a CDS encoding glycosyltransferase family 4 protein: MQTYIVAFTIALAVAYFATPRVKDFAIKVGALDAPDDRKVHTKPIPRMGGLAIYAAFVLAVLASMYVSREVMGLLVGGTVILIVGIIDDLKPLPARVKLLGQIIAAAVLVMFDIKIEWLTNPFGEMIYVEYLAIPLTILWVVGLTNTVNLIDGLDGLAAGVSTIASVTILLVALQQNFWTVAVLTAALAGSALGFLQHNFNPAKIFMGDTGSMFLGYMLAAISILGTVKSAATIALIVPIVALGLPILDTAFAIIRRYMSGRPIFKPDKGHLHHRLLEMGLTQKQAVLLMYVMSGCLGLSAIALTEVNKSFGAFIIVALLGIAFVGAKKIGVLKATKSIESH, from the coding sequence ATGCAAACATATATTGTGGCGTTTACGATTGCTTTAGCGGTTGCTTACTTTGCAACACCGCGGGTAAAAGATTTTGCTATAAAAGTCGGAGCATTGGATGCTCCAGATGATCGAAAAGTGCATACGAAACCCATTCCCCGGATGGGCGGATTGGCTATTTATGCAGCCTTCGTGTTGGCTGTGTTAGCAAGTATGTACGTAAGCCGTGAAGTTATGGGGCTGCTAGTAGGCGGTACGGTCATTCTAATCGTAGGTATTATTGATGACTTAAAACCATTGCCGGCGAGGGTGAAGCTGTTAGGTCAAATCATAGCAGCGGCTGTGCTGGTCATGTTCGACATTAAGATTGAGTGGCTAACCAATCCTTTTGGAGAAATGATTTATGTAGAATACTTGGCAATACCATTGACTATTTTGTGGGTGGTTGGCTTAACCAATACAGTTAACTTGATTGATGGATTGGACGGATTGGCTGCAGGAGTATCTACCATTGCGTCAGTTACGATTCTATTAGTGGCGCTGCAGCAAAATTTTTGGACTGTGGCTGTGTTAACCGCAGCGTTAGCTGGGAGTGCGTTGGGTTTTTTACAGCATAATTTCAATCCTGCAAAAATATTTATGGGTGACACAGGAAGTATGTTTTTAGGATATATGTTAGCTGCGATATCCATTCTCGGTACTGTGAAAAGTGCGGCTACCATTGCCTTGATTGTACCGATTGTAGCTTTAGGTTTGCCGATTTTGGATACGGCTTTTGCAATTATTCGCCGTTACATGAGTGGACGTCCTATTTTTAAACCCGATAAAGGGCATTTGCATCATCGATTATTAGAGATGGGGCTTACGCAAAAGCAAGCTGTATTATTAATGTATGTTATGAGCGGCTGTTTAGGTTTGAGTGCTATTGCCTTAACCGAGGTGAATAAATCCTTTGGGGCGTTTATTATTGTTGCTTTGCTGGGTATTGCCTTTGTTGGCGCGAAAAAAATAGGTGTCCTAAAGGCAACGAAGTCAATTGAAAGTCACTGA
- the wecB gene encoding non-hydrolyzing UDP-N-acetylglucosamine 2-epimerase, with the protein MSRIKVMTVFGTRPEAIKMAPVILELNKHPEHIIPIVAVTAQHREMLDQVLQLFHIVPDYDLDIMSQGQTLFDITSRAMYGLNEVLSKEKPDIVLVHGDTTTTFAGALAAFYHQTAVGHVEAGLRTHNKYSPFPEEMNRKLTGSLTDIHFAPTKTAKDNLIREAITADAAFVTGNTVIDALLTTVEKNYRFAEDVLANIDYTKKRVILVTTHRRENLGEPMRHVYQALRDIVTEFEDVEVVFPVHKNPLVRDVVNSELGGIERVKLIDPLEYQPFANLLARSYLVLTDSGGVQEEAPALGKPVLVLRDNTERPEAIEAGTVKLIGTDKERVHQETRLLLADSGEYDRMANACNPYGDGQASRRIVETILWKYGFSQEKPSQFGDSCELRKK; encoded by the coding sequence ATGTCACGTATTAAAGTCATGACTGTATTTGGGACAAGGCCAGAAGCGATTAAAATGGCTCCGGTTATTTTAGAACTCAACAAGCATCCAGAACATATTATACCGATTGTAGCAGTTACTGCCCAACATAGAGAGATGTTAGACCAAGTACTGCAATTGTTTCACATTGTGCCAGACTATGATTTGGATATTATGTCTCAAGGACAAACCTTATTTGATATCACTTCCCGGGCTATGTACGGGCTAAATGAAGTGTTGAGTAAGGAAAAGCCTGACATTGTTTTGGTGCATGGAGATACAACCACTACTTTTGCGGGAGCGTTGGCTGCCTTTTATCATCAAACAGCTGTTGGTCATGTAGAGGCTGGCCTTAGGACCCATAATAAATATTCACCATTTCCGGAGGAAATGAATCGGAAATTAACAGGTTCCTTGACCGATATCCATTTTGCTCCAACAAAAACAGCAAAAGACAATTTAATAAGAGAAGCAATAACAGCCGATGCTGCTTTTGTTACGGGCAATACTGTAATCGATGCGCTGCTGACGACTGTGGAGAAAAACTATCGATTTGCCGAGGACGTTTTGGCGAATATTGATTATACGAAAAAACGGGTTATTTTAGTAACGACTCATCGGCGTGAAAACTTAGGGGAGCCCATGAGACATGTATACCAAGCCTTACGGGATATTGTGACAGAGTTTGAAGATGTGGAAGTTGTTTTTCCAGTCCATAAAAATCCTCTTGTGCGGGATGTTGTCAATAGTGAATTAGGCGGTATCGAAAGGGTGAAATTAATTGATCCTTTAGAGTATCAGCCATTTGCCAACTTATTGGCTCGTTCTTACCTTGTCCTCACTGATTCAGGCGGTGTGCAGGAAGAAGCTCCGGCATTGGGAAAACCTGTGTTGGTGCTGCGGGATAATACAGAACGCCCAGAAGCGATTGAAGCCGGAACGGTAAAGTTGATTGGTACAGATAAGGAACGAGTGCACCAAGAGACACGATTATTGCTGGCTGATTCGGGGGAATATGATCGTATGGCAAATGCTTGCAATCCTTATGGCGATGGACAAGCTTCCAGACGAATTGTAGAAACGATTTTATGGAAATATGGCTTTTCCCAAGAGAAACCAAGTCAGTTTGGTGATTCTTGCGAACTTAGGAAAAAATAA
- a CDS encoding AtpZ/AtpI family protein, with protein MGKDKNTLLSAFSTAASIGFYLVSSVAAGILLGRLVDGYFTIAPWGTVWGIVLGMIAGMWSIYKKVVGGK; from the coding sequence ATGGGAAAAGATAAAAATACATTGTTAAGTGCATTCAGTACAGCGGCATCCATTGGTTTTTATTTGGTATCCTCTGTAGCAGCAGGCATATTGTTAGGCAGGTTAGTAGATGGATATTTTACGATTGCTCCTTGGGGAACCGTGTGGGGCATTGTGCTGGGTATGATAGCGGGAATGTGGTCCATATATAAGAAAGTGGTAGGAGGAAAATAG
- a CDS encoding ATP synthase subunit I has protein sequence MQEYVVEIKKTIMQMMIWGSLICAAAYFTGYSGKIAGLMIGIFTSVIYLLLMSYRVKRSSEMPVKRAILYTQIGWLIRLGFIIAMLLMSIKLPGIDFQSAVLGLFTLQIVLFLQAVVLVTKSFFVRS, from the coding sequence ATGCAAGAATATGTTGTTGAAATAAAAAAAACAATCATGCAAATGATGATATGGGGCAGTTTGATCTGTGCTGCGGCTTACTTTACAGGATATTCTGGAAAGATAGCCGGATTGATGATCGGGATTTTCACAAGTGTGATTTATTTATTATTGATGAGTTATCGTGTAAAAAGAAGTTCTGAAATGCCTGTAAAACGGGCAATACTATATACGCAAATCGGTTGGCTCATACGGCTGGGTTTTATCATTGCGATGCTGCTAATGTCCATAAAACTACCGGGAATTGATTTTCAGTCAGCTGTATTGGGCTTATTTACTCTGCAGATTGTTTTATTCTTGCAAGCTGTTGTGCTTGTTACCAAAAGCTTTTTCGTAAGATCATAG